The window GTTGTAAATTTAATTTTGTTTTTATTTTTATCGAGTAATTCTTTAAGTCCTTCTTCATATATCGGGATTATGCCTTTTTTTAGTCCTTCTATTTTTTTCGAGTCGGAATCAATGCCGGTTACTTCATATCCTATTTCTGCAAAACATACTGCGCTTACCAGTCCTACGTGTCCCGTTCCTATGATTGCTAATTTCACTTTTCCCCCTTTTTATTTTCTTTGTTTTTAGGTTTGCGCAACCTAAAGGTTGCGGCTACCACTTTTATTGTCTTTCTTTTTTTGTTTGTTCAAATGCGTTTTTTATTTTTAATTCGTATTCCGGAGTTAAGGAAACCCCTCTTCTTAACATAACTTTTTTTGATACCCCTATTGCTTTATCGAGTTCATATTCGTCGAGTTTGTCCTTTGTTCCCCAACTAAAAGACGGTACGTATTTAGGAAATAACCCACCGCTATAAATATTGGCAAAACATCCAATTACGCATCCCGTAGTTAATAAAGTGCCGATTCCGGTTTTGGTATGGTCGCCTATGAAAGAGCCAAGTTTTAATGTTCCGGTATCGACAGTTGAATTAAATGTGTTTATTTTTATTGTGCCGTAAGTATTTTTTAAGTCCGAAGTGGTAGTAAGCGCACCGAGATTTACCCATTCGCTTATATAAGAATGTCCAACAAAACCTTCGTGATGCTTATTTGAGAAATCGGAGAAGACGCTTTCTTCTACCTCGCCTCCTATTTTGCAGGTATTACCGATCGTAACTGCCGGTCTTATTTTTGCTCCGTCTATTAAACTATTTTCTCCTATGTAACAGGGTCCATCTACAAGAGAAGTTGCTCTTATTCGTGCGCCTGCACTTACATAAATGGGACCGTTATCAGTGTTTAAATATGCTCCCTGCTCAACTATTCCGCTTTTTTCAACTGTGTATGGTTGTGACTTTCCGAGTAATTCATAATCTTTTATAAGCGTTTCTTTATTTAGTGAAATTAATTCCCATGGATGTTCTACAACCTGTGCGTCTATTTCTATTGTTTCTATTTTGTTCTTAAGATTGTCAATAATGTCCGGCAAGTTTTGATTGGTAATTTCTATTTTTTTAGTTCGGAATCCTGCCACTCTGTTCTTTACTACAAATATTGCTTCTTTATCAGGAAGTGGTTTGTGTAGAATTGTATTGCCGTTTATAAAAAGTTCTGCTTGCGGTGAAGTTGAGTTATCTTTTTCAAGAGTAAGTATAGAAGCTTGTTTGTAAATTTTTTGTATTCTTTCCTTAAATATGAACATACCGCATCTCAGGTCAAAAGATGGTTTAAGCCATACAAGCGGCAAAAAGTTTTGCCACTTCGGAGTTTCGTATATACAAATATTCATAATTTTATATTTTCTGTCTACCTACTTCCTATTGTTTTAATATTTCTAACGTTCATTATTAAATCTTTTGGAACTTCAATAGTTATAACTGCGGTGCGGTCTTGTTTTTTTGTATATAGAACACGAAGTACTTTTGCATCACAAATTTTATGTCCATCCCGGGATAAGCCGTCAACAATTTCGCCAACCTGTGGAACAGGAGTAAACTCATAAGGTATCATTACGGTACCGGAGGTTTCGGAATAATTTTTTTGAACTACAAATATAGCAAGTCCCGGGCAGGAGGATACGCATATTCCGCACCCATTGCATTTATCAAAATCTACTTTTGGTAGATTATTTATATTTCCGTCTATTTTTATTGCGCCTTTTGGACAAGCATCCATACAAGGATTACAGGGAATTTGCTCGAAACATTCTAAAATTACGAATGGACCTTTTTCAATTCTTGATTCTGAGGGCAAGATGGAATTCAATTCTTTTTCTGTCGCTATGCCGGTAACTTTCATCATCGGGGCGGGATGTTCCATAATCATATTATATCAAGCAGGGTAAAGGCGTCCTGCCTCCCCACTTAAAATCAAAAATCAAATCTAAAAAATCTCCCGCTTTGCGGGATAAGAATCCCTAATGGCTATCGCCAAAGGGCTTCTAAAAAAATTAAAAATCAAATATTAAATATTTAAAATTTATATTAAAATGTAAAATTGAAAAAATATTTAGATATGATATTCTTGAGAGTTTTTTTGAATTTTGATTTGTCATTTTGATATTTGCATTTTGATTTTTGATATTATTTACTAAATATTGTCGGGTGTTTCGTTGAATTCCGTATTACATTCGGGACAAATGATTTTACGTCTTTTTTCTATAAGAATGGGGTATCCGCATTTTTCGCATTTCTGGTTAACGGGTTTATAGAATAAAACGAAATCACATTTTGGGTAGTTGCTGCATCCGTAAAATATTCTACCCTTTTTGCTTCTTCGTTCGATTATTTCGCCATCACATTTAATGCATTTTGTCCCGGTCTTTGATAAAATAGGCCTTGCATTTTTGCATTCCGGGAATCCTGAACAAGCAATGAATTTACCAAATTTTCCCCAGCGAGTCATCATTTGTTTGCCGCATAGTGTGCATTTTTCATCTAAAAGCTGGCTGATTTCTTTTTTTACTTCCTTCTTGTTAGCGTTAAAATCATCTACAAGTTTTTTAAAAGGCGTATAAAATTCTTTTAATACACTAAGTCTGTCTATTTCTTTTTCTTCTATTTTGTCTAATTTTAATTCGAGCCCGCTTGTAAATTCTATGTTGAATATGTCGGGGAATCGCGAGATTAAAATTTTATTTAAGGTTTCGCCTAATTCGGTAGGAACTAATTCGGCCTTTTGTTTGCACACGTATCGCTTATCAAGTATTTTTGATATGATAGGTTCATAGGTGGATGGTCTGCCGATGCCTTTAGATTCGAGCTCTTTAACCATTGTTCCTTCGGTGTATCTGGAAGGCGGGTTGGTAAATTTTTGTTCCTTGATTAGTTCTTCAAGATTTAATGTGCTTCCTTTCTTTAGTTCGGGAAGAGGTATTTCTTTTTTTATTTTTGCAGGCCAGACTTTTATATATCCGTCAAATTTTAACTTATCGGATTCAGTATACAATTTATATTTGCCGGCAGAAATATCTATGGAACTGTGTTCATATATTGCGTTTGTCATCTGGGAAGCGACAAATCTCTGCCATATTAGATTATAAAGTTTATATTGCTGAACGGTTAAACTGTCTTTTATGCTATCAGGACTTAGCCCAACTCCTGTAGGTCTGATTGCTTCGTGCGCTCCCGACTTTTCTGCCGCAAATATCTTGAATTTAGGAGATAAATAGTTTTTCCCGAATTCGGATTCTATGTATTTCCTTGCGTCAACCAGGGCATGTTCCGCAACTCTTAAAGAATCCGTTCTCATATATGTAATAAGACCGGTTCTTCCTTTTTTTAGTTCAATGCCTTCAAATAGTTGCTGGGCAGTTCTCATCGTAGTTTTTGTCGTGAAACCGAGTCTGGTTGAAGCATCGCCCTGTAGTGTGCTTGTGATATAAGGGGGTAAAGGTTTATTTTGTCTTTCTTCGGTTTTAAATTTTTCTACTATAAACGGAGAACTTTTCAGTTCGGATTCTACTTTTTCTGCTTCATCTTTGTTGTGAATTTCAGTATCTTCTAAAGTGGCAAAGAATTTTTTATCTTTATCAAAGAAACATTTTACAGTCCAGAATTCCTCGGGTTTGAATTTTCTTATGGCATCTTCTTTTTCGCATATAAGTCTAAGCGCAACCGTTTGAACCCTACCGGCAGAGAGTACGTTTCTATGGAATATTTGCCAGAGAATAGGGGAAACTTCGTATCCTACAAGCCTGTCGAGAATACGACGCGCTTGTTGGGCTTCTACTTTTGCGTCATCTATTTCGCCTGAATTTTTTAATGCTTCCCTGACGGCTTTTTCCGTTATTTCAAAGAATAATGCTCTTTTGACAGGTTTTTGTATAATATTTTTTAGATGGTATGCAATTGCTTCACCTTCACGGTCAGGGTCGGTTGCCAAGTATACAGTCTTAGCTTTTTTGGATGCTTTTACAAGTTCGGAAGCAAGTTTCTTGTTTAGAACAACATATTCCGGGGCAAAATCTTTTGCTACGTTTATGCTTAGTGTACTGCGGGGAAGGTCTACGAGATGCCCCATTGAAGACAGAACATGGTAATCCTCACCAAGAAATCCCTGGATAGTTCTTGCTTTTGTTGGAGATTCGACGATTATCAGTTCCACAAAACTGATTTTACATAGATTTGAAAATATTGCAAGTAAAAAATTTGTATGGGGTTAAAAAAAGTTACGAAATTCGGCGAAGATGTTATATAATCAAACAGGTTGGGGAGTTCAATTTTTTTAGTCTTCGGAGAGCAACAGGAAGGAGATAAACATTGTGAATAACCCGCAGGCGACTTTTAATCCGATTGCTATGTTGCAAAAGGGTATAATACCGGAACTGAACAAAGCGAAAGGTTCTCCTTTGCCGAGGAAATTCCTGAAAAATATACCACCTGTAAACCCCAGCATGGCAATGCTTGCAAACATTATTCCGCCAAAACCTTCGAATATGGAAAGCATGGTTTTTCTTATACGGGCGTATCCTTGTTTGCCGCCGTAAGCGAGTAGATACGAAATAAAACTACCTGCAATTATAACTCCGCCGGGAAATCCACCACCGGGAGTCAGATGTCCGTGTAAAATGATATATATTCCATACATCATAAGCAGCCCGGATAAAATACGGATACCCGTTTTAACTATAATTGTCATACCTTCTTGCTCTCTCATCGTATCGGATAGTAATCAATGTCTATTATTTGTCAATTAAAATTTTGGAAGAGTAATGATGAGAGAGGTGTAGAAGTTATAATCTTGTTTTCACTTACGATGAAAATAAACATTTTATTAAATGACCGAAACATATCTTTAAATCAAACAGGATTAAAAAACATTTGACAAACGGTCTTATTTTTTTATAACATAACATAATGATGTTGGCATTGTTTATCTTTCTCCGGATTTCATCTCCCATCTCAACAAATGTCGGGCAGGCCTCCGAAATAAAAGTTTCGGATATTCCTAATGATAAGGGAGAAGCTATATCCGTAGAATGGAAACTTCCCTCTACGGATTCTTCGGTTGTTTATTATAATATCCTTCGTGCGGATAATCGGGACGGCAAGTATGATTCTGTCGGGACAGTCTTAAAAGGAAGCAACAAATTTGAAGACAAAAGCGTAAAAGATGGCAAACCTTATTGGTACAAAATATGTGCTGTTTCCCTGGATTCCGCTTTTAGCGGTTTTATAGGAATCGAACCTTCCGATTCTGTAACCTCTTCTGCGCAGTGGTTTAACCATAAACGCTGGAATGTTTTGATATTGGGATTGATTATTTGCGGGCTTGCGCTCCTTTATATATGGCTTGCTAAAAAAGGTGTACCTTTATTCATTCGCAACATTCCCGGGCTTGAAGCTGTTGACGAAGCCGTCGGAAGAGCTACCGAAATGGGAAGGCCCATCCTTTATATTACGGGACTTGGTGATATGTCGGATATTTCTACCATCGCTTCACTGTCAATTCTTGAAAGGGTTGCGAAAAGAGCTGCTATGCATGGCACGGCACTTATAGTTCCTACTTATGACCCTGTTGTTATGAGCGCAGCGCAGGAAGTCGTCAAACAAGCTCACGAAGAAGTTGGCCGTCCGGATACTTATGATGAAAGTAAAATATTTTATTTAACCGCAGACCAGTTTGGTTATGCTGCCGGAGTTGATGGTATTATGTTAAGAGATAGACCGGGCGCAGTCTTTATGCAGGGGTACTTTTTTGCAGAAGCTCTTATAATGGCAGAAACCGGTAACTCCATAGGTGCAATACAAATTGCAGGAACGCCCGCAACTTCACAATTGCCTTTCTTTGTTGCGGCCTGCGATTACACCTTAATCGGAGAAGAAATGTTTGCTGCTTCCGCTTACTTATCAAGAGAACCGCTTATGCTTGGAAGTATAAAAGGCGAAGATTATGCAAAAATAATCGTTATAATAATTATTGTTACCGGGGTGTTGTTTGCTACCATTGCCGGTCTCTTTAATGCACAGAATAATACTTTTTTAAATAATTTTATTAACTGGTTTACGCCAATCTAATCTAATGCAGCAAAACTTGGTAATTTTGAGTAATCCCGCCAAGGCGGGAAACTCTAACTAATGAGAAGAGAAATACCTTTAGCTATAACCTTTATAACGGGACTCCTTATTATTATAGGATTCTTTGTCCCTCATAAACCTGTTGGCGAAATACAAACCATATTCCTTGAATGGTATTCCATTATCGTTGGATTTACTATGATTGTCGGGCTTATTACGTTGTCAACCGTCCATACGAGAAATATTCGCAGACGTTCTCCGGGATTCGGATACTCGATAGCACTTATTCTCTCTATAATCATTACTTTAATCGTGTGCTTTTATTCTGGATTTAAATACAAAGGGTTGTTTGAATTAGGAACTCCGTTTATGTGGTATTACAATAGTGTGTTTATCCCTTTATCGGCAACTATGTTTGCACTGCTGGCTTTCTTTATCGCATCGGCTTCTTACAGGGCTTTCAGGGCAAGAAACATTGAAGCGACTTTGTTGCTTCTTGCGGGTGTGCTTGTGATGATTGGAAGAATACCGATGGGAGAGCTTATGTGGGATAAGTTTCCCGGTATCGCAGAATGGATTATGAATATCCCGCAAATGTCTGCAAAACGTGGAATGCTGATTGGCATTGCTCTCGGGATGATAGTTACTTCCCTGCGGCAGGTGCTGGGAATAGAACGTAGTTATTTAAGATAAAAAATGAAAAAATCTTTTTCCGAAAGACTAACGAGTATAAATAGACACCATATATATTTAGCCATTGCGTTATGTATTATCATACCTTTCCTTACGCGTAAAATTTTGCCCATAAAAGTCAGTCCGCCGGTTAAATCCGCATATGAAGCAATTGATAAATTGCCGGCAGGCTCGGCAGTTATGATTTCTGTTGATTACGAAGCAGGTTCTCAACCCGAATTGCAACCTATGCTTATTGCTATCTTGCATCATATGTTCCAGAAAAACCTGAAAGTAATTATGATTTGTCACTGGCCACTCGGGTTCCCACTCGGTCAGGATGCGCTTATTACTACTGCAAACAAATACGGTAAAAAATACGGCATTGACTATGTAAATCTGGGTTACAGACCCGGTGTTTCATCCGTAATGCTTGGCATAGGAAGAGAAATAAGAACTTTCTTTAAATCCGATTACGCAGGAACACCTGTAGACTCATTACAGTTAATGAAAACCGTTCATAATTATAATGATATCGGAATATTGGTAGGTTTGGAGGCCGGTGCTACCGGTGACTTATGGGTTAGAATTGCAAACGCTCAATTTGGGGAAAAAGTTATTCTTGGATGCACCGCTGTAACTGCACCGGATTGTTATCCATACCTTCAGGCAAAACAAATTGAAGGCATTATCGGTGGCTTGAAAGGCGCTGCGGAATACGAAGATCTCGTTGACCTCAAAGGAGATGCAATTACAGGAATGACTGCCCAGTCCGTTGCGCACCTTGCAATAATATTCTTTATAATTGTAGGAAATGTCGGGTACTTTTTGTCTATACGAAGAAGAAAAAGCAATTGAATATGAAAATAAAGACTCAGTCTAAAGCTGTCCGTAACAGAACAATGGAATTGTCTAAAAAAGAAATACTAACTTATAAAAAAGATTTGCTAAAAATAAACAAGAAAGTTGTTGTTAAACAAATATTAAACAAAACTATAGCGCAGAATATTTTCCAAACAATGGATTTTCTCCCATCGGCTTTTGTTGATTTGCTCTTTATTGACCCGCCGTATAATCTTACAAAAACTTTTAATGAAAATTGTTTCAAGGAAATGTCCATAAATGATTATTCTAAGTGGATGGACGGTTGGCTAAAGAAAATGATAAGGTTTCTTAAGCCGGATGCTTCAATATATATTTGTGGAGACTGGCGTTCTTCTTCTGCGGTTCAATTGGTTTGCGAAAAATATTTTATAATAAGAAACAGGATTACTTTTGAAAGGGAAAAGGGGAGAGGTGCAAAACAAAACTGGAAAAATAATTCCGAAGATATCTGGTTTTGCACTCTGTCTGATGATTATTATTTTAATCCCGAAGCAGTGAAATTAAAAAGAAAAGTGTTGGCGCCTTATCGTGAAAACGGGATTGCCAAAGACTGGACGCAAGACGATGAAAATAAATACAGGTGGACTTCCCCATCGAATGTGTGGACGGATATTACGATTCCTTTCTGGTCAATGTCCGAAAATACACCACACCCAACACAGAAACCGGAAAAACTGCTTGCGAAAATTATTCTTGCAAGTTCTAAACAGGGAGACGTTATTCTTGACCCGTTTGCAGGGGTGGGAACTACCGGAGTGGTTGCAAAAAAATTAAAAAGAAATTTTGTAATGATAGAAGTGGATGAAACGTATTGTCTCTACGCGCAAAAAAGGTTGGCAATGGCGGAAAATGATTCGACTATACAGGGCTATTCTGACGGCATCTTCTGGGAAAGAAATGCATTAAGCGAAATTAAAAAGACTTCTTTATCATTTCATAAAAAGAGAGAAGTGGGGAATAGGTTTAGGATTTTAGGATAATAATATGACAATGGAAATTTTAGGGATATGGGTAGCGGCGTTTCTTACTTTATGTATATTCTCATTTCTTTATAAGGACAATCCTTTTTACAAACTTGCCGAGCATATTTATGTCGGGTCGTCTGCTGCTTATATGCTTGTGAATTGCTACTTCTTTACCATCAAACCAATGTTGATAGAAAAATTTGTTGCAAGCAATACGATGGGGAAATGGGCATTATTAATACCGGTTTTTCTTGGGGTAATTATGTTGTTGCGACTTGTCCCGCGTATCTCTTGGATATCAAGATGGGCAATTGCGTTTACCATTGGAATTGGCGCAGGTATAGGAATAACGACGGGTATTCACGGCTTTATTTTGCCACAGGCGAAAGCTACATTCTTGCCGTTGATAGTAAAAGGAAATGTTTTTACGAGCATAGACAATATAATTTTAATTGTAGGAGTTTTAACTTCTTTGTTCTTCTTTTATTTTTCAAAAGAGCATACGGGTAAATTCAAAGCGCCGATGTTAATAGGAAGGTATTTTATTATGGTAGCGCTTGGCGCATCTTTCGGATATACCGTAATGGCAAGACTTTCCCTGCTTATAGGAAGAATATATTTCCTTCTCCACAACTGGCTGCATCTAGTAAAATAATTCCACAGTTTTTTTACTTTGATTCCCACTTTTACTCTGGTATGCTGAAATAGTTTATATTCACGGTTTGTTGTTGTGCTTGCATTTTAGTGGGGAACAGGCGTGCCTGTTCCCTACTCCCGAAGTTAAAAGAACAGGGGCGATTTTTTATATCGCCCCTGTTCTTTGTACAAAACAAATAAACTTTATTTCAAAACTACTAATTTTTGTGTCAAGCTAACATCCCCGGAAGTTAATTTGCAGAAGTACATTCCTACCGGTACTTCTCTTCCGTTGTTATCTTTTCTGTCCCATTTTATAGTAGAATTAGGAGTTATAGAGAAAGATTTTACTACTCTTCCGCTTAAATCTTGAATCTGTAAGCTTCCATTTGTTTCTATTCCCTGGGCACCAATTACTGTGGCAACTTTGAAGGGATTGGGAGAAAATACTAATTTAGGAGTTTGTGTTTTATTCGAATTTTCTTCTACTCCGATTACGCACGCATCTATCCAACCCTTGATTGTAGTTTCGTTAAATCCGAACATAGAATTTTGTACCTTACCGTCTGGTTTAATGACATAATTGAGCGGAATAGAGCTACTTGAAGAATAGAGACTGTATGAAGAACCTGTTGCATCTCTAAGAAAAAGAGCACTGCTAACTCTTGCATAAGTTTTTATAGTGCTTATGGCTTCATAACCTATTGCAAGAACTCTTAATTTTGTTGTTCCGTATTGATTTTGTATCGCTGCCAACCTTGGCAGTTCTGCTACGCAGGATGGTCAACCAGAGCCCCACCAATTAATCAAAACTACTTTACCTGCAAACTCAGTGAGTGAATGGTTGACGCCGGCTGTATCCGGAAGAGTAAAATTTGGAGCAGTAGCTCCCGGGCCCGGGGCTGTAAAACCTGAAGATGCCATAAACAAGAATCCTATTGCTACCAAACTAAATACTTTTTTCATCATTCCTCCTTTTTTACTTTTCGAATTTATTCCAATACTACTAATTTTTGTGTCAAGCTAACATCCCCGGAAGTTAATTTGCAGAAATACATTCCTACCGGCACTTCTCTTCCGTTGTTATCTTTCCTGTCCCATTTTATCGTAGAATTAGGAGTTATAGAGAAAGATTTTACTACTCTTCCGCTTAAATCTTGAATCTGTAAGCTTCCGTTTGTTTCTATTCCCCGGGCGCTAATTACTGTGGATACTTTGAATGGATTTGGAGAAAAAGCTAATTTTGGAGTTTGTGTTTTATTCGTATTTTCTTCTACTCCGATTACACAAGCGTTTATCCAGCCTTTGATTGTTGATTCACTAAATCCTGCCATCCCATTTTGCACTTTACCATCCGGCTTAATGACATAATTAATTGGGATGCCGTTATTTATATTATAAGCAACAGTTGTAGCACCTGAAGCATCCCTAAGAAAAAGAGCGCTATTCCCTTTCGCATAAGATTTTACTGTACTCAAGGCTTCCTTATAATTAACTGCAATTACCCTTAATTTTGATAAACCATATTGATTTTGTATTGCTGCCAACCTTGGCAGTTCTGATACACAGGATGGTCAACTAGAAGCCCAGAAATTAAGAAAGACCACTTTGCCGGCAAATTCGGAAAGTGAATGATTAACACCAGCCGTATCCGGAAGTGTGAATGCAGGAGCTGTTGTTCCCGGACCGGGCCAGGAAAAACCTGAAGATGCCACAAGTAAGCATCCTACTGCTACTAAAATAAACGCTTTCTTCATCGCCCCTCCTTTTTTTGTCCCGTTTTTAATATTAATAAATATTTCGTATATCTACACTAGTGTAGTCAAATTTTATTTTTAGCAAGTAAAAAATTAAAAATTTTTAGTTTTGCTCTTTTAGAGGAGGTTTTTAGCTTTTCTGTCTTCCAATTTTCATATTTTCAACTTAATTCATAAAATATCAATAATTTTTTTGTTGCAAAAAGTAAATATAAATATAAAAATGTTAATTATAAATATGGATATCAGATTTTTAAAAACTATTGCTAAAGACGGGTTCTATAATATGGCAATGGATGAAGCTTTATTTGTTGTCGGAATCCCGACTTTAAGATTTTACACTTTTGTCCCTCCTGCAGTTACGATTGGCAGGTTCCAGAAATTCAATCTTTCCG of the bacterium genome contains:
- the topA gene encoding type I DNA topoisomerase, which gives rise to MELIIVESPTKARTIQGFLGEDYHVLSSMGHLVDLPRSTLSINVAKDFAPEYVVLNKKLASELVKASKKAKTVYLATDPDREGEAIAYHLKNIIQKPVKRALFFEITEKAVREALKNSGEIDDAKVEAQQARRILDRLVGYEVSPILWQIFHRNVLSAGRVQTVALRLICEKEDAIRKFKPEEFWTVKCFFDKDKKFFATLEDTEIHNKDEAEKVESELKSSPFIVEKFKTEERQNKPLPPYITSTLQGDASTRLGFTTKTTMRTAQQLFEGIELKKGRTGLITYMRTDSLRVAEHALVDARKYIESEFGKNYLSPKFKIFAAEKSGAHEAIRPTGVGLSPDSIKDSLTVQQYKLYNLIWQRFVASQMTNAIYEHSSIDISAGKYKLYTESDKLKFDGYIKVWPAKIKKEIPLPELKKGSTLNLEELIKEQKFTNPPSRYTEGTMVKELESKGIGRPSTYEPIISKILDKRYVCKQKAELVPTELGETLNKILISRFPDIFNIEFTSGLELKLDKIEEKEIDRLSVLKEFYTPFKKLVDDFNANKKEVKKEISQLLDEKCTLCGKQMMTRWGKFGKFIACSGFPECKNARPILSKTGTKCIKCDGEIIERRSKKGRIFYGCSNYPKCDFVLFYKPVNQKCEKCGYPILIEKRRKIICPECNTEFNETPDNI
- a CDS encoding DUF6754 domain-containing protein; this translates as MMLALFIFLRISSPISTNVGQASEIKVSDIPNDKGEAISVEWKLPSTDSSVVYYNILRADNRDGKYDSVGTVLKGSNKFEDKSVKDGKPYWYKICAVSLDSAFSGFIGIEPSDSVTSSAQWFNHKRWNVLILGLIICGLALLYIWLAKKGVPLFIRNIPGLEAVDEAVGRATEMGRPILYITGLGDMSDISTIASLSILERVAKRAAMHGTALIVPTYDPVVMSAAQEVVKQAHEEVGRPDTYDESKIFYLTADQFGYAAGVDGIMLRDRPGAVFMQGYFFAEALIMAETGNSIGAIQIAGTPATSQLPFFVAACDYTLIGEEMFAASAYLSREPLMLGSIKGEDYAKIIVIIIIVTGVLFATIAGLFNAQNNTFLNNFINWFTPI
- a CDS encoding T9SS type A sorting domain-containing protein, with the protein product MAAIQNQYGLSKLRVIAVNYKEALSTVKSYAKGNSALFLRDASGATTVAYNINNGIPINYVIKPDGKVQNGMAGFSESTIKGWINACVIGVEENTNKTQTPKLAFSPNPFKVSTVISARGIETNGSLQIQDLSGRVVKSFSITPNSTIKWDRKDNNGREVPVGMYFCKLTSGDVSLTQKLVVLE
- a CDS encoding putative sugar nucleotidyl transferase, producing MNICIYETPKWQNFLPLVWLKPSFDLRCGMFIFKERIQKIYKQASILTLEKDNSTSPQAELFINGNTILHKPLPDKEAIFVVKNRVAGFRTKKIEITNQNLPDIIDNLKNKIETIEIDAQVVEHPWELISLNKETLIKDYELLGKSQPYTVEKSGIVEQGAYLNTDNGPIYVSAGARIRATSLVDGPCYIGENSLIDGAKIRPAVTIGNTCKIGGEVEESVFSDFSNKHHEGFVGHSYISEWVNLGALTTTSDLKNTYGTIKINTFNSTVDTGTLKLGSFIGDHTKTGIGTLLTTGCVIGCFANIYSGGLFPKYVPSFSWGTKDKLDEYELDKAIGVSKKVMLRRGVSLTPEYELKIKNAFEQTKKERQ
- a CDS encoding T9SS type A sorting domain-containing protein, with translation MAAIQNQYGTTKLRVLAIGYEAISTIKTYARVSSALFLRDATGSSYSLYSSSSSIPLNYVIKPDGKVQNSMFGFNETTIKGWIDACVIGVEENSNKTQTPKLVFSPNPFKVATVIGAQGIETNGSLQIQDLSGRVVKSFSITPNSTIKWDRKDNNGREVPVGMYFCKLTSGDVSLTQKLVVLK
- a CDS encoding 4Fe-4S binding protein, translating into MIMEHPAPMMKVTGIATEKELNSILPSESRIEKGPFVILECFEQIPCNPCMDACPKGAIKIDGNINNLPKVDFDKCNGCGICVSSCPGLAIFVVQKNYSETSGTVMIPYEFTPVPQVGEIVDGLSRDGHKICDAKVLRVLYTKKQDRTAVITIEVPKDLIMNVRNIKTIGSR
- a CDS encoding redoxin family protein; its protein translation is MKKAFILVAVGCLLVASSGFSWPGPGTTAPAFTLPDTAGVNHSLSEFAGKVVFLNFWASS
- a CDS encoding site-specific DNA-methyltransferase, coding for MKIKTQSKAVRNRTMELSKKEILTYKKDLLKINKKVVVKQILNKTIAQNIFQTMDFLPSAFVDLLFIDPPYNLTKTFNENCFKEMSINDYSKWMDGWLKKMIRFLKPDASIYICGDWRSSSAVQLVCEKYFIIRNRITFEREKGRGAKQNWKNNSEDIWFCTLSDDYYFNPEAVKLKRKVLAPYRENGIAKDWTQDDENKYRWTSPSNVWTDITIPFWSMSENTPHPTQKPEKLLAKIILASSKQGDVILDPFAGVGTTGVVAKKLKRNFVMIEVDETYCLYAQKRLAMAENDSTIQGYSDGIFWERNALSEIKKTSLSFHKKREVGNRFRILG
- a CDS encoding MnhB domain-containing protein — encoded protein: MREQEGMTIIVKTGIRILSGLLMMYGIYIILHGHLTPGGGFPGGVIIAGSFISYLLAYGGKQGYARIRKTMLSIFEGFGGIMFASIAMLGFTGGIFFRNFLGKGEPFALFSSGIIPFCNIAIGLKVACGLFTMFISFLLLSED